ATCAGTAGGAGTATGATCTCAGGACAAGAAAGTTTGCCAAAATGTACGGCAATAATAAGATAAAGGACGCATTATAAATCGTTGATGTAAAGAGAGAGGCTAATTGTCCAAGAATTGGAAATGTCGTGAACATGGAATACGCCACTTCGGTTAAAGAGTTGATTGCTACACTTAACCAAGTGGCAAGCCCTGTCGAGTTAATCAACGTTGACGTCGCGTTAATCACAATTGGCGCTAAAAATAGCGCCGCGAGATCGAGTGAAAGCCAAGCCAAGAAAACTGAAACCACAGCTCCGCCAATTAAGATAACAGCCCCAGTGGATAGTGCAGAGATGACCGTATCGATCAGCACGTTCTGGGCGACTGCGGCAGCTGCGGCAACTGGTGCCGCAATCGTTGTCAAAGGTTGCAGCAACGACGCGACGTTGGCGGCCTCAGCACTGGCATACGAGACCGCGCTGCCGGTGAGCTGCTGCACGAACTGCTCATAAGACACCGCCACTTGCCCGGCCAGTTTCTGATAGTCCTCGGCGTAACCGGAGAACAGGTTTGCAATACGTGCCGAGACCTCATCGGCGGCAGCGGGCAGCACGGAAAGAGTTGGGGCCGCCGCTACCATCTGGGCGGCGCTAAGCCTCGATCCAATAGCGGACAAATCCGTTGCTGCCGCCTCCATCATTCCCGGCGACGCGATCACTGCGGACATCTTTGCCCTCCCAACTTGTCCTCATCGACTCATCGGTAGGACGAAAATTCTCGCGGGAACATGTCTCACTCACTAGGGACTTTCGGCTCTAAGCCCCTACCGGAACTGCGGCCGCGGACCTACCGGAACCGCGTCCCAGAAACGTCAACCAGCAACCGGACCTCAAACGTCAAGCATCAACCGGAACCGCCCACGCCGGTTCGGGGCGAGTCGAGGCAACGGGTGACATCGGGGAGCGGGCGAACACCGTTCGAACGGTATACGTGGTGCTCAACGCGGAGCCGATGACGGGAATCGAACCCGCGTATTCAGCTTGGGAAGCTGATGTTCTGCCATTGAACTACATCGGCGCTGTTGCCCAGAAAGGCTAGCATCGGGCGATGCCGAATGGTGTGCGGGTCGAACAATCCCGAACCGTCCCCGTGACGCCTGAACAGGCCTTCCGCGGAGTCATCCAGATGGACGTCCCCGCCATGTTCCGCCGACGGTATGGACCGATCCCGCCGATCCTGGCCGTCAGCGGTCCAGACACCACAGACTGGCGCGGAACGCCCGGCCAGACCCGGGTGCTGGAACTCGGCCCATGGGGCAGCGTCAGGGAGACCGTCGTCAGTGTCGACGAACCACACGCCTGGATCTACCGGATCACCGACTTCAAGGGGCCACTTGCCGCCCTCCTGACCACGATCGACGGCGAATTCCTCTTCGCTCCGGCCGGTACCGGTACCCGAATCACGTGGCGCTACAACATGTTTCCGCGGTCACGTGTGGCCGCGTCAGCATTGCCGGCCTTCGGCTGGTTCTGGCGGGGTTACGCGCGGCAGATGCTCGAGGAACTGGCGAACTGGTTGGTCGGCTGACGGGGTCAATCGCCGCAAACTACAAGCGTGTAATTCGCGAAGTCGTTAAGTCGGTGAATTAATGCAAATCCTAAAAATGTGATGTTTACCCTTTCGTTATCATCCGTGACCTCGTATTGTGACCTCCCGTGGGCAGGCACGAGTTAGCTAGAAAGCCGCGGAAATCGCCCGCAGCGCTGGCTGTGGGCCTCGCCTCCGCTGCCGTGTACTTCGCGGTGGCGGGCGACGTGAGTTCGCACGGTGCCGCCCGAGCCGAAGCCAAGCCGCTGATCCCCGCCAACGAGTCATGCTGCATCGAGCTCGCCGCGGCCACGGCCTCCACCATCGACACCTCCCACTTGAGATTCAGCATCGACGAAATGGCCCCGGCGGAGCGGTCGCGAGCCGACCGCTCGCGCGCCAACGCGGGATCGCGCGTCCTGCCCGTCGGCGTCGCCCCGGAAGCCGGACTGCAGGTCAGGACCATCCTGGTCGAGCGCAGCATCAGCGCACTGTTCCCCGAGATCCATCAGATCGGCGGCGTGCGACCGGACGCGCTGCGGTGGCACCCCGAAGGCCTGGCGCTTGACGTGATGATCCCCAACCCGAGTTCCGACGAGGGGATCGAGCTGGGGAACGCGATCGTCACTTTCGTCCTACAGAACGCCGATCGTTTCGGTATCCAGGACGCCATCTGGCGCGGTACCTACTACACACCCGGCGGCGGTGCTCAGTCCGGCGGCTACGGCCACTACGACCACGTCCACGTCACCACCACCGGCGGCGGCTACCCGACCGGGGATGAAATCTACGTCCGCTAACCCGGGCAACCACTGGCAGCTACGCTCGTCGAGTGCTGCTCTCCGACCGTGACCTCAGGGCCGAGATCGCCGCTGGCCGACTGGGGCTCGACCCCTTCGACGACGACCTCGTTCAGCCGTCCAGCATCGACGTCCGGCTCGACTCGTTGTTCCGGGTCTTCAACAACACCCGCTACACGCACATCGACCCGGCGCACCAGCAGGACGAGCTGACCAGCCTCGTGCAACCCGCCGAGGGCGAGCCGTTTGTCCTGCACCCCGGCGAGTTCGTGCTCGGCTCGACTCTGGAACTCTGCACGCTGCCTGACGACCTGGCGGGCCGGTTGGAAGGCAAGTCGTCGCTGGGCCGCCTGGGTTTGCTGACGCACTCCACCGCGGGCTTCATCGATCCGGGCTTCAGCGGCCACATCACCCTCGAACTGTCCAATGTGGCCAACCTGCCGATCACGTTGTGGCCGGGGATGAAAATCGGCCAGTTGTGCATCCTTCGCCTGACCAGCCCGTCCGAGCATCCTTACGGCAGTTCGCAAGTAGGCTCGAAGTACCAGGGTCAGCGGGGCCCGACACCTTCGCGGTCGTACCTGAACTTCATACGCTCCACCTAGCCTGCGCATAGCCTCTGGGGCCACAATGGAATTCGACGGCTTCGTGCCGTGTTGCCCTCCATAGACCGGTAAACCTTGGGAGGGGTTTTGGACGTCGTACTCGGGGTTTCGATGGCGCCTTCGGCAGTGCGCATGGCGTTGGTCGAAGGTGAGGACGCCGACGGCGTCATCGTCGAAGAAGACAGCTTCCGGATGGCCCGCGACACGGCCGCCACGTGCGCGTCCGACCGGGTGATGGCGGCGATCCTGGGCACCCGGGAAGGTGCCGGTGACGCAGGTCTCAGGTTGTCCTCCGTCGGTGTTAGCTGGACCGATCAGACTCAGGCGGCAGCCCTGCGCGACGCCCTGGCCGCCCACAAAGTCGAGAACGTGATGCTGGTTTCGGCGTTTCTGGCGGCGGTTGCGATGGGGCAGTCTGTCGGCGCCGCAGTCGGCTACGAGCG
This genomic stretch from Mycobacterium paragordonae harbors:
- a CDS encoding PE family protein, translating into MSAVIASPGMMEAAATDLSAIGSRLSAAQMVAAAPTLSVLPAAADEVSARIANLFSGYAEDYQKLAGQVAVSYEQFVQQLTGSAVSYASAEAANVASLLQPLTTIAAPVAAAAAVAQNVLIDTVISALSTGAVILIGGAVVSVFLAWLSLDLAALFLAPIVINATSTLINSTGLATWLSVAINSLTEVAYSMFTTFPILGQLASLFTSTIYNASFILLLPYILANFLVLRSYSY
- a CDS encoding SRPBCC family protein: MPNGVRVEQSRTVPVTPEQAFRGVIQMDVPAMFRRRYGPIPPILAVSGPDTTDWRGTPGQTRVLELGPWGSVRETVVSVDEPHAWIYRITDFKGPLAALLTTIDGEFLFAPAGTGTRITWRYNMFPRSRVAASALPAFGWFWRGYARQMLEELANWLVG
- the dcd gene encoding dCTP deaminase, whose protein sequence is MLLSDRDLRAEIAAGRLGLDPFDDDLVQPSSIDVRLDSLFRVFNNTRYTHIDPAHQQDELTSLVQPAEGEPFVLHPGEFVLGSTLELCTLPDDLAGRLEGKSSLGRLGLLTHSTAGFIDPGFSGHITLELSNVANLPITLWPGMKIGQLCILRLTSPSEHPYGSSQVGSKYQGQRGPTPSRSYLNFIRST